In Curtobacterium sp. L6-1, a genomic segment contains:
- a CDS encoding GNAT family N-acetyltransferase produces MSAEAPSDTFLIDVEHFDSPDAQRLRAAQRIEIDSTYGGDTEPGPKPTADSIAVFFVARDQSGTPVGCGGLRIVEDGIAEVKRMYVRTETRGTGVAAAILRRLEEAALDLGSPALVLETGTEQKRAIRFYEREGFTRIANFGPYAGAARSVCYSKVL; encoded by the coding sequence GAGCACTTCGACTCGCCCGACGCCCAGCGGCTCCGTGCGGCGCAGCGCATCGAGATCGACAGCACGTACGGCGGGGACACCGAGCCGGGGCCGAAGCCGACCGCCGACTCCATCGCGGTGTTCTTCGTCGCGCGTGACCAGTCCGGCACCCCGGTCGGCTGCGGCGGCCTGCGGATCGTCGAGGACGGCATCGCCGAGGTGAAGCGCATGTACGTCCGTACCGAGACCCGTGGCACGGGCGTCGCCGCGGCGATCCTGCGTCGCCTGGAGGAGGCCGCTCTGGACCTGGGGTCACCGGCACTCGTCCTCGAGACCGGCACGGAGCAGAAGCGCGCGATCCGGTTCTACGAGCGCGAGGGCTTCACGCGCATCGCGAACTTCGGTCCGTACGCGGGCGCTGCCCGGTCGGTCTGCTACTCGAAGGTCCTCTAG